A single region of the Sciurus carolinensis chromosome 16, mSciCar1.2, whole genome shotgun sequence genome encodes:
- the Lipe gene encoding hormone-sensitive lipase isoform X1, protein MESAGATSKNAQEGSKSHNRRRWRQAKAKASRLIHSMDLRTMTQSLVTLAEDNMAFFASQGPGETARRLSSVFAGVREQALGLEPALGNLLGVAHLFDLDPETPANGYRSLVHTARCCLAHLLHKSRYVASNRRSIFFRTSHNLAELEAYLAALTQLRALAYYAQRLLATNRPGWLFFEGDEGLTADFLREYVTLHKGCFYGRCLGFQFTPAIRPFLQTISIGLVSFGEHYKRNETGLGVTASSLFTSGRFAIDPELRGAEFERITQNLDVHFWKAFWNITEIEVLSSLANMTSATVRVSRLLSLPPEAFEMPLSSDPKLTVTISPPLAHTGPGPVLIRLISYDLREGQDSEELCSLVKSEGPRILELRPRPQQTSRARSLVVHFHGGGFVAQTSKSHEPYLKSWAQELGAPIISIDYSLAPEAPFPRALEECFFAYCWAIKHCALLGSTGERICLAGDSAGGNLCFTVALRAAAYGVRVPDGIMAAYPATMLQSAASPSRLLSLMDPLLPLSVLSKCVSAYAGAETEEHSNSDQKALGMMGLVQRDTSLLFRDLRLGASSWLNSFLEFSGQKSQKTSVPAAESMRRSVSEAALAQPEGPVGTDSLKILTLKDLNLKSSSETSDTPEMSLSVETLGPSTPSDVNFFLRPEDAREEVEAKEGSTKDNSPRVGNAFPEGFHPRRSSQGATQMPLYSSPIVKNPFMSPLLAPDNMLKTLPPVHIVACALDPMLDDSVMFARRLRALGQPVTLRVVEDLPHGFLSLASLCRETRQAAELCVERIRLILTPPATTPQL, encoded by the exons ATGGAGTCAGCCGGTGCGACCTCGAAGAATGCCCAAGAGGGGTCAAAGAGCCACAATCGCCGGCGGTGGCGACAAGCCAAGGCCAAAG cctCACGGCTCATCCACAGCATGGACCTGCGGACGATGACACAGTCACTGGTGACTTTGGCAGAGGACAACATGGCCTTCTTCGCAAGCCAGGGCCCTGGGGAGACTGCACGGCGGCTCTCAAGTGTCTTTGCGGGTGTGCGGGAGCAGGCCCTGGGGCTGGAGCCAGCCCTGGGCAACCTGCTGGGCGTGGCACACCTCTTTGACCTGGACCCAGAGACGCCAGCCAATGGGTACCGCAGCCTGGTGCACACAGCCCGCTGCTGCCTCGCACACCTGCTACACAAATCCCGCTATGTGGCCTCCAACCGCCGCAGCATCTTCTTCCGCACCAGCCACAACCTGGCTGAACTGGAGGCCTACCTGGCTGCCCTCACCCAGCTCCGTGCTCTGGCCTACTATGCCCAGCGTCTACTGGCCACCAACCGGCCAGGGTGGCTCTTCTTTGAGGGTGATGAGGGACTCACCGCCGACTTCCTTCGAGAGTATGTCACACTGCATAAAGGCTGCTTCTATGGCCGCTGTCTGGGCTTCCAG TTCACACCTGCCATCCGGCCGTTCCTGCAGACCATCTCCATTGGGCTAGTGTCCTTCGGGGAGCACTACAAACGTAACGAGACTGGTCTCG GTGTGACAGCCAGCTCCCTCTTCACCAGTGGCCGCTTTGCCATTGACCCAGAGCTGCGAGGGGCTGAGTTTGAGCGGATCACACAGAACCTGGATGTTCACTTCTGGAAAGCCTTCTGGAATATCACCGAGATCGAGGTGCTGTCG TCTCTGGCCAACATGACGTCAGCCACGGTGAGGGTAAGCCGCCTGCTCAGCCTGCCGCCTGAGGCCTTTGAGATGCCACTGTCCTCTGACCCCAAGCTCACAGTCACCATCTCACCTCCTTTGGCCCACACAGGCCCTGGGCCTGTCCTCATCAGGCTCATCTCCTATGACCTTCGGGAAGGACAG GACAGTGAGGAGCTGTGCAGCCTGGTGAAGTCCGAAGGCCCGCGGATCCTGGAGCTACGGCCCCGGCCCCAGCAGACATCACGCGCAAGGTCCCTGGTAGTGCACTTCCATGGCGGTGGCTTCGTGGCCCAGACCTCCAAATCTCACGAGCCCTACCTCAAGAGCTGGGCCCAGGAGCTGGGTGCCCCCATTATCTCCATCGACTACTCCCTGGCCCCCGAGGCCCCCTTCCCCCGTGCGCTGGAGGAGTGTTTCTTTGCCTACTGCTGGGCCATCAAGCACTGTGCCCTCCTCG GCTCTACAGGGGAGCGGATCTGCCTTGCCGGAGACAGTGCAGGTGGGAATCTCTGTTTTACTGTGGCCCTCCGAGCAGCAGCCTATGGTGTACGGGTGCCAGATGGCATCATGGCAGCCTACCCAGCCACAATGCTGCAGTCAGCCGCCTCTCCCTCCCGCCTCCTGAGCCTTATGGACCCACTGCTGCCCCTCAGTGTGCTCTCCAAGTGTGTCAGTGCCTATGCAG GTGCAGAGACGGAGGAACACTCCAACTCAGACCAGAAGGCCCTGGGCATGATGGGACTGGTGCAGCGGGACACATCCCTGCTCTTCAGAGACCTCCGCCTGGGTGCCTCCTCGTGGCTCAATTCCTTCCTAGAGTTCAGTGGGCAAAAGTCCCAGAAGACCTCAGTGCCCGCAGCAG AGTCAATGCGTCGCAGTGTGTCAGAGGCTGCCCTGGCCCAGCCTGAGGGCCCAGTGGGCACAGACTCCCTCAAGATTCTGACGCTGAAGGACTTGAACCTGAAGAGCAGCTCTGAGACATCAGACACCCCTGAGATGTCGCTGTCTGTGGAGACACTGGGCCCCTCCACACCCTCTGATGTTAACTTCTTTCTACGGCCTGAGGATGCCAGAGAAGAGGTTGAGGCCAAAGAAGGGAGCACCAAGGACAATAGCCCCCGGGTGGGCAATGCCTTCCCCGAGGGTTTCCACCCACGGCGCTCGAGCCAGGGTGCCACCCAAATGCCCCTCTACTCATCACCCATTGTCAAGAATCCCTTCATGTCGCCTCTGCTGGCGCCTGACAATATGCTGAAGACCCTGCCACCTGTGCACATTGTG GCGTGCGCCCTGGACCCCATGCTGGACGACTCGGTCATGTTCGCGAGGCGACTGCGCGCCCTGGGCCAGCCGGTGACGCTGCGCGTGGTCGAGGACCTGCCGCACGGCTTCCTAAGCCTGGCTTCGCTGTGCCGGGAGACACGACAGGCCGCGGAGCTGTGCGTGGAGCGCATCCGCCTCATCCTCACTCCACCCGCCACCACACCGCAGCTCTGA
- the Lipe gene encoding hormone-sensitive lipase isoform X2 → MDLRTMTQSLVTLAEDNMAFFASQGPGETARRLSSVFAGVREQALGLEPALGNLLGVAHLFDLDPETPANGYRSLVHTARCCLAHLLHKSRYVASNRRSIFFRTSHNLAELEAYLAALTQLRALAYYAQRLLATNRPGWLFFEGDEGLTADFLREYVTLHKGCFYGRCLGFQFTPAIRPFLQTISIGLVSFGEHYKRNETGLGVTASSLFTSGRFAIDPELRGAEFERITQNLDVHFWKAFWNITEIEVLSSLANMTSATVRVSRLLSLPPEAFEMPLSSDPKLTVTISPPLAHTGPGPVLIRLISYDLREGQDSEELCSLVKSEGPRILELRPRPQQTSRARSLVVHFHGGGFVAQTSKSHEPYLKSWAQELGAPIISIDYSLAPEAPFPRALEECFFAYCWAIKHCALLGSTGERICLAGDSAGGNLCFTVALRAAAYGVRVPDGIMAAYPATMLQSAASPSRLLSLMDPLLPLSVLSKCVSAYAGAETEEHSNSDQKALGMMGLVQRDTSLLFRDLRLGASSWLNSFLEFSGQKSQKTSVPAAESMRRSVSEAALAQPEGPVGTDSLKILTLKDLNLKSSSETSDTPEMSLSVETLGPSTPSDVNFFLRPEDAREEVEAKEGSTKDNSPRVGNAFPEGFHPRRSSQGATQMPLYSSPIVKNPFMSPLLAPDNMLKTLPPVHIVACALDPMLDDSVMFARRLRALGQPVTLRVVEDLPHGFLSLASLCRETRQAAELCVERIRLILTPPATTPQL, encoded by the exons ATGGACCTGCGGACGATGACACAGTCACTGGTGACTTTGGCAGAGGACAACATGGCCTTCTTCGCAAGCCAGGGCCCTGGGGAGACTGCACGGCGGCTCTCAAGTGTCTTTGCGGGTGTGCGGGAGCAGGCCCTGGGGCTGGAGCCAGCCCTGGGCAACCTGCTGGGCGTGGCACACCTCTTTGACCTGGACCCAGAGACGCCAGCCAATGGGTACCGCAGCCTGGTGCACACAGCCCGCTGCTGCCTCGCACACCTGCTACACAAATCCCGCTATGTGGCCTCCAACCGCCGCAGCATCTTCTTCCGCACCAGCCACAACCTGGCTGAACTGGAGGCCTACCTGGCTGCCCTCACCCAGCTCCGTGCTCTGGCCTACTATGCCCAGCGTCTACTGGCCACCAACCGGCCAGGGTGGCTCTTCTTTGAGGGTGATGAGGGACTCACCGCCGACTTCCTTCGAGAGTATGTCACACTGCATAAAGGCTGCTTCTATGGCCGCTGTCTGGGCTTCCAG TTCACACCTGCCATCCGGCCGTTCCTGCAGACCATCTCCATTGGGCTAGTGTCCTTCGGGGAGCACTACAAACGTAACGAGACTGGTCTCG GTGTGACAGCCAGCTCCCTCTTCACCAGTGGCCGCTTTGCCATTGACCCAGAGCTGCGAGGGGCTGAGTTTGAGCGGATCACACAGAACCTGGATGTTCACTTCTGGAAAGCCTTCTGGAATATCACCGAGATCGAGGTGCTGTCG TCTCTGGCCAACATGACGTCAGCCACGGTGAGGGTAAGCCGCCTGCTCAGCCTGCCGCCTGAGGCCTTTGAGATGCCACTGTCCTCTGACCCCAAGCTCACAGTCACCATCTCACCTCCTTTGGCCCACACAGGCCCTGGGCCTGTCCTCATCAGGCTCATCTCCTATGACCTTCGGGAAGGACAG GACAGTGAGGAGCTGTGCAGCCTGGTGAAGTCCGAAGGCCCGCGGATCCTGGAGCTACGGCCCCGGCCCCAGCAGACATCACGCGCAAGGTCCCTGGTAGTGCACTTCCATGGCGGTGGCTTCGTGGCCCAGACCTCCAAATCTCACGAGCCCTACCTCAAGAGCTGGGCCCAGGAGCTGGGTGCCCCCATTATCTCCATCGACTACTCCCTGGCCCCCGAGGCCCCCTTCCCCCGTGCGCTGGAGGAGTGTTTCTTTGCCTACTGCTGGGCCATCAAGCACTGTGCCCTCCTCG GCTCTACAGGGGAGCGGATCTGCCTTGCCGGAGACAGTGCAGGTGGGAATCTCTGTTTTACTGTGGCCCTCCGAGCAGCAGCCTATGGTGTACGGGTGCCAGATGGCATCATGGCAGCCTACCCAGCCACAATGCTGCAGTCAGCCGCCTCTCCCTCCCGCCTCCTGAGCCTTATGGACCCACTGCTGCCCCTCAGTGTGCTCTCCAAGTGTGTCAGTGCCTATGCAG GTGCAGAGACGGAGGAACACTCCAACTCAGACCAGAAGGCCCTGGGCATGATGGGACTGGTGCAGCGGGACACATCCCTGCTCTTCAGAGACCTCCGCCTGGGTGCCTCCTCGTGGCTCAATTCCTTCCTAGAGTTCAGTGGGCAAAAGTCCCAGAAGACCTCAGTGCCCGCAGCAG AGTCAATGCGTCGCAGTGTGTCAGAGGCTGCCCTGGCCCAGCCTGAGGGCCCAGTGGGCACAGACTCCCTCAAGATTCTGACGCTGAAGGACTTGAACCTGAAGAGCAGCTCTGAGACATCAGACACCCCTGAGATGTCGCTGTCTGTGGAGACACTGGGCCCCTCCACACCCTCTGATGTTAACTTCTTTCTACGGCCTGAGGATGCCAGAGAAGAGGTTGAGGCCAAAGAAGGGAGCACCAAGGACAATAGCCCCCGGGTGGGCAATGCCTTCCCCGAGGGTTTCCACCCACGGCGCTCGAGCCAGGGTGCCACCCAAATGCCCCTCTACTCATCACCCATTGTCAAGAATCCCTTCATGTCGCCTCTGCTGGCGCCTGACAATATGCTGAAGACCCTGCCACCTGTGCACATTGTG GCGTGCGCCCTGGACCCCATGCTGGACGACTCGGTCATGTTCGCGAGGCGACTGCGCGCCCTGGGCCAGCCGGTGACGCTGCGCGTGGTCGAGGACCTGCCGCACGGCTTCCTAAGCCTGGCTTCGCTGTGCCGGGAGACACGACAGGCCGCGGAGCTGTGCGTGGAGCGCATCCGCCTCATCCTCACTCCACCCGCCACCACACCGCAGCTCTGA